The following coding sequences are from one Hymenobacter sp. DG25A window:
- the carA gene encoding glutamine-hydrolyzing carbamoyl-phosphate synthase small subunit — protein MTQTVKLILEDGTELEGQSFGAFTSAAGEVVFSTAMTGYPENLTDPSFAGQILVLTYPMVGNYGVPGEELYESISRIFESDKVHIAGLVVNYYSQEHSHWNAAKSLGDWLKEYNIPGIFGVDTRMLTKKLREKGAMLGKIVAEEDVPFHDPNLDNLVAQVSPTQVTRYGHGQHKIVLVDCGTKTNIIRCFLERDVELIRVPWDYDFTTLEYDGLFLSNGPGDPKMCTATIQHLQQALQQDKPIFGICLGSQLMGLAAGGDTFKLKYGHRSHNQPVRLTGTQHCYITSQNHGFAVDPATLPAEWRVLFENLNDGTCEGIRHVSKPFFSTQFHPEAAGGPQDTEFLFDDFLKAVAEYKAGK, from the coding sequence GTGTTCAGCACGGCCATGACCGGCTACCCGGAAAACCTGACCGACCCCTCCTTTGCCGGCCAGATTCTGGTGCTCACCTACCCGATGGTCGGCAACTACGGCGTGCCCGGCGAGGAGCTCTACGAGTCGATTTCCCGGATCTTCGAGTCGGACAAGGTGCACATTGCCGGCCTGGTCGTCAACTACTACTCCCAGGAGCACAGCCACTGGAACGCGGCCAAGAGCCTGGGCGACTGGCTCAAAGAGTATAACATCCCCGGCATCTTCGGCGTCGATACCCGCATGCTCACCAAGAAGCTGCGGGAGAAAGGCGCGATGCTGGGCAAAATTGTAGCGGAGGAAGATGTGCCCTTCCACGACCCCAACCTCGATAACCTGGTGGCCCAGGTCAGCCCCACCCAGGTCACCCGCTACGGCCACGGCCAGCATAAAATCGTGCTGGTGGACTGCGGCACCAAGACCAACATCATCCGCTGCTTTCTCGAGCGCGACGTGGAGCTCATCCGCGTGCCCTGGGACTACGACTTCACCACCCTGGAATACGACGGCCTGTTCCTCAGCAACGGCCCGGGCGACCCGAAGATGTGCACCGCTACCATCCAGCATCTGCAGCAAGCCCTGCAGCAGGACAAGCCCATCTTCGGCATCTGCCTGGGCTCCCAGCTCATGGGCCTGGCCGCGGGCGGGGACACGTTCAAGCTCAAGTACGGCCACCGCAGCCATAACCAGCCCGTCAGGCTCACCGGCACGCAGCACTGCTACATCACCAGCCAGAACCACGGCTTCGCCGTCGACCCGGCCACGCTGCCGGCCGAGTGGCGCGTGCTGTTCGAGAACCTGAACGACGGCACCTGCGAAGGCATCCGGCACGTGTCGAAACCGTTTTTTTCGACGCAGTTTCACCCTGAAGCCGCCGGCGGCCCCCAGGACACGGAGTTTCTGTTCGATGACTTCCTGAAGGCAGTGGCCGAGTATAAAGCCGGTAAATAG